The following coding sequences are from one Melanotaenia boesemani isolate fMelBoe1 chromosome 19, fMelBoe1.pri, whole genome shotgun sequence window:
- the tor4aa gene encoding torsin-4A — translation MSDRGSSTSTSPTEGELDEEMESEEGRTETERRGSPAPSLSSFSASLRAVIRIKQKYQAMKKRRQEMALGLTGAGALPGAPGRTSPKIFTFDGLTPGSFPTLSPIPQKTKRRRKKRVLFPNGGAHRAVPKQDRSRATYCLYLLLAIVFVQVYNAIENLDDHVLRYDLEGLEKTLRREVFGQQGAVEGLLSQLKDYLSTYVHNKPLVVSLHGPSGVGKSHLGRLLAGHFRSVVGETLVLQYYVLHHCPQEADALQCARNLSALISEMVERAEEEEKIPLFIFDEAEHMHEEILDALWQLVISKQSNEYLNAIYLFLSNLGHAHITKHMLHNSSVSMAMTASSRHSNLVKELTPILRNALEKLHPLWTEADILPLGLLERGHVMECFLDEMAREGFYPDHANIERLAGEIEYYPAVGGREYSQTGCKQVVAKVNLL, via the exons ATGAGCGACCGAGGTAGCAGCACCTCCACCTCCCCAACGGAGGGAGAGCTGGATGAAGAGATGGAGAGTGAAGAGGGGAGGACTGAGACGGAAAGGAGGGGTAGTCCGGCTCCCAGTCTGTCCAGCTTCTCCGCCTCTCTACGTGCCGTCATACGCATTAAACAGAAGTACCAGGCCATGAAGAAGCGGCGTCAGGAGATGGCCCTCGGCCTGACAGGAGCAGGGGCCCTCCCAGGAGCGCCGGGGCGCACCAGCCCCAAAATCTTCACATTCGACGGACTCACCCCCGGCTCCTTCCCCACCCTGTCCCCCATCCCTCAGAAGActaagaggaggaggaagaaacgAGTGTTATTTCCTAACGGAGGAGCCCACAGGGCCGTGCCAAAGCAGGACCGGAGCCGAGCCACGTACTGCCTGTACCTGCTGCTTGCCATCGTCTTTGTCCAG gtcTACAACGCCATCGAGAACCTGGACGACCACGTTCTCAGATATGACCTGGAGGGTCTGGAGAAGACTCTGAGGAGGGAGGTGTTTGGGCAGCAGGGGGCGGTGGAGGGTCTGCTTTCGCAACTGAAGGACTACCTGTCCACTTATGTCCACAACAAGCCGCTGGTGGTGTCCTTGCATGGCCCCAGCGGTGTAGGTAAGAGCCACCTGGGGCGCCTCTTGGCTGGACACTTTCGCTCGGTCGTGGGCGAGACGCTGGTGCTGCAGTACTACGTCCTCCACCACTGCCCCCAGGAGGCCGACGCCCTGCAGTGCGCCCGCAACCTCTCCGCTCTCATCTCGGAGATGGTGGAAcgagctgaggaggaggagaagatcCCTCTCTTCATCTTTGACGAGGCGGAGCACATGCACGAGGAGATCCTAGATGCTCTGTGGCAGCTCGTCATCTCCAAACAGTCCAACGAGTACCTGAACGCCATCTACCTGTTCCTCAGCAACCTGGGTCACGctcacatcaccaaacacaTGCTGCACAACTCAAGTGTTTCTATGGCCATGACGGCCTCCAGTCGCCATAGCAACCTTGTAAAAGAGCTGACTCCCATATTGCGCAACGCTCTGGAGAAGCTTCACCCGCTGTGGACGGAGGCTGACATCTTACCTCTGGGCCTTTTGGAGAGGGGTCACGTGATGGAGTGCTTCCTGGACGAAATGGCGCGAGAGGGCTTCTACCCGGATCACGCCAACATCGAGCGCCTGGCGGGGGAGATTGAGTACTACCCCGCTGTCGGGGGGCGCGAGTATTCACAGACGGGCTGCAAGCAGGTGGTGGCAAAGGTCAACCTGCTGTGA
- the zgc:56235 gene encoding voltage-dependent anion-selective channel protein 2 isoform X2: MAVPPAYSDLGKSAKDIFSKGYGFGLVKLDLKTKSQSGVEFNTSGSSNTDTGKASGSLETKYKMKELGLSVNQKWNTDNTLATEVTVEDQLAQGLKVALDTSFVPNTGKKSGKLKSGYKRDYVNLNCDVDFEGPIIHAAAVLGYEGWLAGYQMAFDTAKSKLAQNNFALGYKAGDFQLHTNVNDGTEFGGSIYQKVNEELETAVTLAWTAGSNNTRFGIAAKYKLDKDASLSAKVNNASLIGIGYTQSLRPGVKVTLSALIDGKNFNAGGHKVGMGFELEA; encoded by the exons ATGGCTGTCCCTCCAGCATACTCAGACCTTGGCAAGTCTGCCAAGGACATCTTCAGCAAGGGCTACG GTTTCGGCCTTGTGAAGCTGGACCTGAAGACCAAATCTCAAAGTGGAGTG GAGTTCAACACGTCCGGCTCCAGCAACACAGACACGGGGAAGGCGTCCGGCAGCCTGGAGACCAAATACAAGATGAAGGAGCTCGGCCTGAGCGTCAACCAGAAGTGGAACACAGATAACACGCTGGCTACCGAGGTCACCGTGGAGGACCAG CTCGCTCAGGGACTGAAGGTTGCCTTGGATACGTCTTTTGTACCAAACACAGG GAAGAAGAGCGGGAAGCTGAAGTCCGGCTACAAGCGCGACTACGTCAACCTGAACTGCGACGTGGACTTCGAGGGTCCCATCATTCATGCCGCCGCCGTGTTGGGCTACGAGGGCTGGCTGGCCGGCTACCAGATGGCCTTCGACACCGCCAAATCCAAACTGGCCCAGAACAACTTCGCCCTGGGGTACAAGGCCGGAGACTTCCAGCTGCACACCAACGT GAACGACGGGACCGAGTTCGGTGGCTCCATCTACCAGAAGGTGAACGAGGAGCTGGAGACGGCGgtgactctggcctggaccgCCGGCAGCAACAACACCCGCTTCGGCATCGCTGCCAAATACAAGCTGGACAAAGACGCCTCTCTGTCT GCCAAAGTGAACAACGCCAGTCTGATTGGAATCGGCTACACCCAGAGCCTGCGGCCAG GTGTGAAAGTCACCCTCTCGGCCCTCATCGACGGGAAGAACTTCAACGCCGGCGGACACAAAGTGGGCATGGGCTTCGAGCTGGAGGCGTAA
- the zgc:56235 gene encoding voltage-dependent anion-selective channel protein 2 isoform X1 — MAVPPAYSDLGKSAKDIFSKGYGFGLVKLDLKTKSQSGVMEFNTSGSSNTDTGKASGSLETKYKMKELGLSVNQKWNTDNTLATEVTVEDQLAQGLKVALDTSFVPNTGKKSGKLKSGYKRDYVNLNCDVDFEGPIIHAAAVLGYEGWLAGYQMAFDTAKSKLAQNNFALGYKAGDFQLHTNVNDGTEFGGSIYQKVNEELETAVTLAWTAGSNNTRFGIAAKYKLDKDASLSAKVNNASLIGIGYTQSLRPGVKVTLSALIDGKNFNAGGHKVGMGFELEA; from the exons ATGGCTGTCCCTCCAGCATACTCAGACCTTGGCAAGTCTGCCAAGGACATCTTCAGCAAGGGCTACG GTTTCGGCCTTGTGAAGCTGGACCTGAAGACCAAATCTCAAAGTGGAGTG ATG GAGTTCAACACGTCCGGCTCCAGCAACACAGACACGGGGAAGGCGTCCGGCAGCCTGGAGACCAAATACAAGATGAAGGAGCTCGGCCTGAGCGTCAACCAGAAGTGGAACACAGATAACACGCTGGCTACCGAGGTCACCGTGGAGGACCAG CTCGCTCAGGGACTGAAGGTTGCCTTGGATACGTCTTTTGTACCAAACACAGG GAAGAAGAGCGGGAAGCTGAAGTCCGGCTACAAGCGCGACTACGTCAACCTGAACTGCGACGTGGACTTCGAGGGTCCCATCATTCATGCCGCCGCCGTGTTGGGCTACGAGGGCTGGCTGGCCGGCTACCAGATGGCCTTCGACACCGCCAAATCCAAACTGGCCCAGAACAACTTCGCCCTGGGGTACAAGGCCGGAGACTTCCAGCTGCACACCAACGT GAACGACGGGACCGAGTTCGGTGGCTCCATCTACCAGAAGGTGAACGAGGAGCTGGAGACGGCGgtgactctggcctggaccgCCGGCAGCAACAACACCCGCTTCGGCATCGCTGCCAAATACAAGCTGGACAAAGACGCCTCTCTGTCT GCCAAAGTGAACAACGCCAGTCTGATTGGAATCGGCTACACCCAGAGCCTGCGGCCAG GTGTGAAAGTCACCCTCTCGGCCCTCATCGACGGGAAGAACTTCAACGCCGGCGGACACAAAGTGGGCATGGGCTTCGAGCTGGAGGCGTAA